Proteins co-encoded in one Sulfuricurvum sp. IAE1 genomic window:
- the mrdA gene encoding penicillin-binding protein 2 gives MRIKILFALFAVVWLGLLVRVFHLSIQSNEYYETLSERNSIKSELTAPVRGEILDRNNEPIAINELGFKIALAPHLTKGKDTAALEREIAYLNAMIPGLDTKKIAKTYKQQDSYYNHSFIDVVDFIPHEKIIPIYALMNLRETIKISPSPKRLYPYGSVGAHLIGYVAKANQKEIDADPALKLIGHVGKNGIEKYYNDYLQGVAGERRIKVNAQNIEIEELGRTPTKENRNLVLNIDMRLQNYIGELFAGKVGSIIVMDVYGAVYAAGSYPEYDLNAFVSGISSAEWNALMTSVDAPFTNKMINGLYPPGSTIKTGMGMIYATSGLLDEHSEVYCTGSMKLGNRAFRCWKHSGHGSTDMAKAITQSCDDYFYKGSLQVGIERMSKGLNRMGLGKKTGIDLPNEFIGTVPSREWKRKKFNKPWYQGETLNTSIGQGDFLVTPMQIAQFTALMATGKLPIPHIAKTISDNPYTPKPIDVLTPSEKKILPIVQSAMRGVCNDPGGTAKPYLYTRFPIAGKTGTAQTTGIAQGVKQRESEHSMEYFRRSHAWFTTYGPADTPQFIVTVMVEHGGHGGEATGGIVSAIYNKLDELGYIKKQPAIP, from the coding sequence ATGAGAATCAAAATCCTTTTCGCTCTTTTCGCGGTTGTCTGGCTGGGACTGTTGGTACGGGTATTTCACCTCTCGATCCAGTCAAACGAGTACTATGAAACCCTTTCCGAACGCAACAGCATTAAGAGCGAATTGACCGCTCCCGTGCGCGGAGAGATCCTGGACCGTAACAACGAGCCCATTGCGATCAATGAACTCGGATTCAAAATCGCCCTTGCCCCGCACCTTACCAAAGGGAAGGATACGGCGGCTCTGGAACGTGAAATCGCTTACCTTAACGCAATGATACCGGGGCTGGATACAAAAAAAATCGCCAAAACCTACAAACAGCAGGATTCGTATTACAACCACTCGTTCATTGACGTCGTCGATTTTATCCCGCACGAAAAGATCATTCCGATCTATGCGCTGATGAACCTGCGCGAGACGATCAAAATATCGCCTTCTCCCAAGCGGTTGTATCCCTACGGTTCGGTCGGCGCACATTTGATCGGTTACGTGGCCAAGGCAAATCAAAAAGAGATCGATGCCGATCCGGCCCTCAAGCTTATCGGGCACGTCGGAAAAAACGGTATCGAAAAATATTACAATGACTACCTTCAGGGGGTTGCCGGGGAACGGCGGATCAAAGTCAACGCCCAGAATATTGAGATCGAGGAACTGGGGCGTACCCCGACGAAAGAAAACCGTAATCTCGTGCTCAACATCGACATGCGGCTCCAAAACTACATCGGCGAACTCTTTGCCGGGAAAGTGGGTTCCATCATCGTCATGGATGTTTACGGGGCGGTCTATGCGGCGGGAAGCTATCCCGAGTACGATCTTAACGCGTTTGTTTCGGGGATCAGTTCAGCGGAGTGGAACGCGTTGATGACGAGCGTGGACGCGCCGTTTACCAACAAAATGATCAATGGCCTCTATCCTCCCGGATCCACGATCAAAACGGGGATGGGAATGATTTATGCGACGTCAGGGTTGCTGGACGAACACAGCGAGGTCTACTGCACCGGTTCTATGAAACTGGGTAACCGCGCGTTTCGCTGTTGGAAGCACAGCGGCCACGGCAGCACCGACATGGCTAAAGCGATTACCCAAAGCTGCGACGATTATTTTTACAAGGGAAGTCTGCAGGTCGGGATCGAGCGGATGAGTAAAGGGCTCAACCGGATGGGACTTGGGAAGAAAACGGGGATCGATTTGCCGAATGAATTTATCGGAACCGTTCCCAGCCGCGAGTGGAAGCGCAAGAAATTCAACAAGCCCTGGTATCAGGGGGAGACGCTCAACACGTCGATCGGGCAGGGGGATTTTCTCGTGACACCGATGCAGATCGCCCAGTTCACGGCTTTGATGGCGACCGGCAAACTGCCGATACCCCATATCGCCAAAACGATTTCGGACAATCCCTACACCCCCAAACCGATTGATGTCCTCACCCCGTCAGAAAAAAAGATTCTTCCGATCGTTCAAAGTGCCATGAGGGGGGTATGTAACGATCCGGGCGGAACGGCCAAGCCGTACCTTTACACCCGTTTCCCGATTGCGGGAAAAACGGGTACCGCCCAGACGACGGGAATCGCCCAAGGGGTAAAGCAGCGCGAGAGCGAGCATTCGATGGAGTATTTCAGACGTTCTCACGCATGGTTTACGACCTATGGCCCGGCCGATACCCCGCAGTTCATCGTCACGGTCATGGTTGAACACGGCGGGCACGGGGGCGAAGCGACCGGCGGGATTGTTTCGGCGATCTACAACAAGCTCGACGAACTGGGATACATTAAAAAACAGCCCGCGATTCCCTAA
- the gdhA gene encoding NADP-specific glutamate dehydrogenase, translated as MPYVKEVFDYLKRTSPSQTEFYQAAEEVLESLRPLMEKYPKYREHKIIERIVEPERQILFRVNWVDDKGEIQVNKGFRIEFNSALGPYKGGLRFHPSVNAGVIKFLGFEQIFKNALTGLQIGGGKGGSDFDPKGKSNREIMRFCQAFMSELFRHIGATTDVPAGDIGVGAREIGYMFGMYKKLANSYEGVLTGKSLNWGGSLGRTEATGYGSVYFAKYMLEDRNETLEGKICTVSGSGNVAIYTIEKLYHLGAKPVTCSDSNGMIYDPEGIDLELLKELKEVNRARLSEYVAQRPNATYTPVSEYPAGRNAVWSVPCFAAFPSATQNELNLADAQELLKNGCVCVSEGANMPSTLEAVHAFIDAKICYGPGKAANAGGVATSQLEMAQNASMVSWTFEEVDAKLAQIMKNIYLNASQTAAEFGQPTNLVLGANIAGFRKVADAMIEQGIV; from the coding sequence ATGCCGTACGTAAAAGAAGTCTTCGATTACCTCAAAAGAACCAGCCCCTCCCAGACCGAGTTTTATCAGGCCGCCGAAGAGGTCCTCGAATCGCTCCGTCCTTTGATGGAAAAATACCCCAAATACCGCGAGCATAAAATCATTGAACGGATCGTCGAACCCGAGCGCCAGATTCTTTTCCGCGTTAACTGGGTCGATGACAAAGGCGAAATCCAGGTCAACAAGGGATTCCGCATCGAATTCAATTCCGCCCTTGGACCCTACAAAGGGGGATTGCGCTTTCACCCGAGCGTCAATGCGGGGGTTATCAAGTTCCTCGGATTCGAGCAGATCTTTAAAAATGCGCTGACGGGACTGCAAATCGGCGGCGGCAAAGGGGGAAGCGACTTCGATCCCAAAGGTAAATCGAACCGTGAAATCATGCGCTTTTGCCAAGCGTTTATGAGCGAACTGTTCCGCCACATCGGCGCGACGACCGACGTTCCTGCCGGTGATATCGGGGTCGGTGCCCGCGAAATCGGCTATATGTTCGGTATGTACAAAAAGTTGGCCAACAGCTACGAAGGGGTTCTGACAGGGAAATCGCTCAACTGGGGCGGTTCACTCGGGCGAACCGAAGCGACGGGGTACGGTTCGGTTTACTTTGCCAAATACATGCTTGAAGACCGCAACGAGACGCTCGAAGGGAAAATCTGTACGGTATCGGGCTCGGGCAACGTCGCGATCTACACGATTGAAAAACTCTACCATCTCGGTGCGAAACCTGTCACGTGCAGCGATTCGAACGGAATGATCTACGATCCCGAGGGGATTGACCTTGAACTCCTCAAAGAACTCAAAGAGGTCAACCGTGCGCGTCTGAGCGAATACGTCGCCCAGCGTCCGAACGCGACATACACGCCGGTATCCGAATATCCAGCCGGCCGCAATGCCGTATGGTCGGTCCCGTGTTTCGCGGCGTTCCCGAGTGCGACCCAAAACGAACTCAACCTCGCCGACGCGCAGGAACTGCTCAAAAACGGGTGCGTCTGTGTCAGCGAAGGGGCGAACATGCCCTCGACTCTCGAAGCGGTTCACGCGTTCATCGACGCAAAAATCTGCTATGGTCCGGGAAAAGCGGCCAACGCGGGCGGCGTAGCGACGTCGCAGCTTGAGATGGCGCAAAACGCTTCGATGGTGAGCTGGACGTTTGAAGAAGTCGATGCCAAACTCGCGCAGATCATGAAAAACATCTACCTCAACGCCAGTCAGACGGCGGCCGAATTCGGCCAGCCGACCAACCTGGTCCTTGGGGCCAATATCGCAGGCTTCCGCAAAGTTGCCGATGCGATGATCGAGCAGGGAATCGTCTGA
- the ybeY gene encoding rRNA maturation RNase YbeY yields MIELDNRTEKHYEFSRLETIVASLSDREIELILTDNDEIAQINREFRGIDKATDVLSFPSDPFPGAPLGSIVISVDKVASVAAELGHGEEEELALLFIHGVLHLMGYDHEVDEGQMRAKEEELIERFALPKSLIVRTLEE; encoded by the coding sequence ATGATAGAACTCGACAACCGAACCGAAAAACACTACGAATTCAGCCGATTGGAAACGATTGTCGCGAGTCTTAGCGACCGCGAAATCGAACTGATCCTCACCGACAACGACGAGATTGCGCAGATAAACCGCGAATTCCGTGGCATCGACAAAGCAACCGACGTCCTGAGCTTTCCCAGTGACCCTTTTCCGGGCGCGCCGCTGGGAAGCATCGTTATCAGCGTCGATAAAGTCGCTTCGGTAGCTGCGGAGCTAGGCCATGGCGAAGAAGAAGAACTGGCACTTTTATTTATCCACGGAGTGCTGCATCTGATGGGATACGATCACGAAGTTGATGAGGGCCAAATGCGCGCCAAAGAAGAAGAGCTGATCGAACGTTTCGCCCTTCCAAAAAGCCTGATCGTCCGGACGCTCGAAGAATAA
- the queC gene encoding 7-cyano-7-deazaguanine synthase QueC has protein sequence MRKKALCIMSGGMDSTLAAYMMRDEGYGIVALHFNYGQRTVRKELEAFRSICADLGVEHTYEIDLDFFTAIGASALTDHTIEVPTGGLEAGVPVTYVPFRNGIFLSIATAIAEKEGCEAIAIGVVEEDSSGYPDCTGNFIDAFEKAANLGTKESTRISIKMPLVRLKKSQIVVEAAALNVPLHLTWSCYKDEDAACGVCDSCRLRLRGFEAAGMRDPIPYCQ, from the coding sequence ATGAGAAAAAAAGCGTTGTGCATTATGAGCGGGGGCATGGATTCAACCCTCGCGGCGTATATGATGAGAGATGAGGGATACGGAATCGTGGCGCTGCATTTCAACTACGGGCAGCGTACCGTCCGTAAGGAACTTGAAGCGTTTCGTTCCATCTGCGCCGATCTGGGCGTCGAACACACGTACGAAATCGATCTCGATTTTTTTACCGCAATCGGGGCTTCGGCACTGACGGATCACACCATAGAGGTCCCTACCGGGGGGCTTGAAGCGGGAGTTCCGGTGACCTACGTACCGTTTCGGAACGGGATTTTCCTCTCGATTGCTACGGCAATTGCCGAAAAAGAGGGGTGCGAAGCGATCGCCATCGGCGTTGTCGAAGAGGACAGCAGCGGCTATCCCGACTGTACCGGCAATTTTATCGACGCGTTTGAAAAAGCGGCCAACCTGGGAACAAAAGAATCGACCCGAATTTCCATCAAAATGCCGCTTGTACGCCTGAAAAAATCGCAAATCGTCGTCGAAGCGGCGGCCCTCAACGTTCCGCTGCATCTGACGTGGAGCTGTTACAAGGACGAAGACGCGGCATGCGGTGTCTGCGACAGCTGCCGTTTGCGGTTGCGCGGATTCGAGGCGGCCGGCATGAGAGACCCGATTCCATATTGCCAATGA